The Chloroflexota bacterium genome includes the window ATACACCGGTGATGAGGGAACTACCATTGCCTTAGAGACTGCTACTGCTCTAGATCCTGATGGCGACACCGTGACATATGACGTATATTTTGAAGCGAACAGCAGTAGCCCTGATCAACTGAAGTGCAACGATGTCGCCAATCTATCTTGCAATCCGGGAATGCTGGACACTAACACCCATTATTACTGGAAAGTGGTGGCACGGGATTCGCATGGAGCGACGACAACTGGACCTGTTTGGGATTTCTGGACTGTGCAACGAGCAGGTCTCAACGAATTCGATAGCACCTCTATGTCGAATTTCTGGACTGCACAATCAGGAGGAAACGATGAATTCGATAGCACTTCTTTGTCGAATATCTGGACCTGGATTGATCCAGATAATGATGGAGCATATTCCCTAACTGATCACCCCGGCTGGCTGCGTCTCATTACTCCATACGGTGACAATATCACACCTCTTACAAATGTCTGGCATCAGAATTGTGATGCGGGAAGAATAATGCAGAGCGTTACCGGAGACTTCACCGCTGAGACAAAAGTTGTGTTGGTGAATCCTGCTAATTCCTTCCAGTTTGGCGGCATCCTGGTGTTTCTCGATAAGAATAACTATGTGATGTTGAATAGGGGATATAGTTATGGAGATGAGGTCGGGGCCGGTTGGGCTGAAGATGGAATTCCTGATAAGAATGTTTTGAAAGGATTCCACTCCAGCCCGACCTGGCTACGTATGAAGCGAGTCGGCAATATGTTTAGCTTTTTCTATAGCGCCAATGGCACAGACTGGCAATCATTAGGCACAAAGATATTCAATAATCTGCCTGACACTATTCAGGTAGGACTGGTGGCGGGATACGCCAATAACCAGGTTTATCCTGATTTCAAGGCAGATTTTGATTATTTTCATCTTAGTACATCTGCAACTCCCACCAATCACCCCCCCTATCAACCATCCAACCCTACACCACCTGATGACTCCTATGACCAACCCACATCTCTTATCTTATCCTGGTCTGGTGGTGACCCGGACGGCGATAGTTTAACATTTGCCTGGACAGTCGACTCACCGCTGTGCAGCTTCTCAAATGCTACCGTCCTCAACCCCACCATCACCTGCAGTGACAACGGGACTTACACGGTCACACTTACGGTCAGCGATGGCGTGAACGAGCCGGTCACAGATGATGCCACGGTCACGGTCAGCAATGTGGCTCCGGTAGTGGATGCCGGGCCCGACCAGACCGTTTACGAAGACAGCGTGGTGAATCTGGCTCTGGTCACCTTCACCGATCCAGGAGTGTTGGATACCCACACAGCCACGATTGACTGGGGAGATGGCTCCCCACTTGAAATCGGCATAGTCAGCGAGGTCGGCGGCTCCGGTACTGTGACCAGCAGCCATGTTTATCCAGACCCTGGTGTCTACACCGTCACGGTCACCGTGACCGACAACGACGATTACGTAGGCACCGACACGATGGTAGCGACGGTCATCCACGGTTTCCTGAAATTCTGCGTCTTCGGCGAAGCCAGTCATCGTCATGCCGATCATAGCAACAGTCATAACAGGGAAGGTGACCATCATGGTATCACGGTATACAGGCAGTCCATCCTTGATTGCAGCGCTGGCAGCAACGGCAAGGTGAATATCAAGCAGCGTACTACAGTAGCTGGCGACGTCGTAAGTCTGGAAGATAAAGTGAGTCTCGATCAAGAAGCTAACGTCCAGGGCAACGTGACAGCTACAGGCGATGCGGAACTGAAGCAGCAATCCTTGGTGCAGGGGAATGTGACTACTGGCAGCGACGCAAAGCTAAAGCAGGAAGCCACCGTACAGGGGGATGTGATAGCAGCCGGGGAAGTGAAGCTGGCGCAAGGTGCAACCGTTGCTGGCACCATCCAAGAAGGGGCCAGTGTATCGCAGATCCCACCGATCATGGCCGTTGCGCTCTCCCTGCGCGCTGGAGGGCCGGACGTCGAGGTTGAGGAAAGTAGGACCCTGGCTCTGCCTCCCGGCAGTTACGGCAAGTTGAAGGTAAGGAAGGAGGGCACGCTGAATCTCAGCTCAGGGCAATACGCATTCCGGGAGATCAAAGTAGATGAAAAGGCCACGATCTCTCTGGACCTGGCCAACGGGCCAGTGGTTGTTGATGTCGTGGAGGAGATGGACTTGAAGCATGATGTTCGAATGGAGGTGTCAGGCATAGGCAGTGCTGCTGACATCTTGTGGCGCGTGGCTGGCGAACACGTCCACCTGGGCCAGGGAGGTAGCTATCTGGGCACATTCCTAGCTCCGAATGCGGACATTGACCTGTATGAGAATGCAGTGCTAGAGGGTGCGTTGTACGGACAAAGGGTGGACATCAAGCGACGAGCAGACGTGATCGGCAAGCCAGCTCTGGACGTGTTCGTGACCCTGTTTCTACGCTAGATCACAGCTTGTGCCCACAAGTTGATGAAAGGAGCAGGCTTCTGAATTCCAGAAGCCTGCTCACGTGCCTGCATCTAATGCTTGCCTTGCCGCAGAGCGATTACCATCACCCGAGAGGGAGGCGCTGACACTCCTGGCGAAGGGGCTGCCCACACCGGAGATCATCGACCGCCAGGAATACAGCTATCAGTGTTCTCCCTGCGAGCACAAGATATCAAGTCAGAGAAAATCATCAAATCTTAAAATTCCATTGATATTGTTGACACTCATGGTAAATTGCGCTATATTTTCTACAAAAGCATCGTGTCCTATCTATATCTTCTGTGGACACCACTACTGAAGCCTTCTCCTAATAACCCCGATCCTTGCAAAGGGAATACGCCCGGCTAGCGAGTTTAACGTGTGGCTAACTACTCCTAAAGTAGTATGC containing:
- a CDS encoding DUF1349 domain-containing protein, whose product is MKAGNLSLPVAIVMILMAVLLSQGVTSPSSVALAESVAPFVEHTITDGDMDAVATYLAASRIIWEENNPVLNSSPTVDAGGPYTGDEGTTIALETATALDPDGDTVTYDVYFEANSSSPDQLKCNDVANLSCNPGMLDTNTHYYWKVVARDSHGATTTGPVWDFWTVQRAGLNEFDSTSMSNFWTAQSGGNDEFDSTSLSNIWTWIDPDNDGAYSLTDHPGWLRLITPYGDNITPLTNVWHQNCDAGRIMQSVTGDFTAETKVVLVNPANSFQFGGILVFLDKNNYVMLNRGYSYGDEVGAGWAEDGIPDKNVLKGFHSSPTWLRMKRVGNMFSFFYSANGTDWQSLGTKIFNNLPDTIQVGLVAGYANNQVYPDFKADFDYFHLSTSATPTNHPPYQPSNPTPPDDSYDQPTSLILSWSGGDPDGDSLTFAWTVDSPLCSFSNATVLNPTITCSDNGTYTVTLTVSDGVNEPVTDDATVTVSNVAPVVDAGPDQTVYEDSVVNLALVTFTDPGVLDTHTATIDWGDGSPLEIGIVSEVGGSGTVTSSHVYPDPGVYTVTVTVTDNDDYVGTDTMVATVIHGFLKFCVFGEASHRHADHSNSHNREGDHHGITVYRQSILDCSAGSNGKVNIKQRTTVAGDVVSLEDKVSLDQEANVQGNVTATGDAELKQQSLVQGNVTTGSDAKLKQEATVQGDVIAAGEVKLAQGATVAGTIQEGASVSQIPPIMAVALSLRAGGPDVEVEESRTLALPPGSYGKLKVRKEGTLNLSSGQYAFREIKVDEKATISLDLANGPVVVDVVEEMDLKHDVRMEVSGIGSAADILWRVAGEHVHLGQGGSYLGTFLAPNADIDLYENAVLEGALYGQRVDIKRRADVIGKPALDVFVTLFLR